From a region of the Roseivirga sp. 4D4 genome:
- a CDS encoding glucose 1-dehydrogenase: MIKLNNKVAVITGGSTGIGLASAKTFLAEGAKVVITGRTQETLDAAVAEINDDNLTAIQSDTSKLSDIDALVTAVKDKFGTVDILFANAGIAWFAPIDQVDEAFFDAHFNTNVKGLFFTIQKLLPIFNDGGSIVLNASAVVHKGFENGSVYSATKGAVRNFARTISSDLAPRGIRVNVVSPGPIETPIYSKMGMTEEQLAGMAEGFAAMVPMKRFGASEEVAKAVLFLASDDSSYVLGEEILVDGGIATI; the protein is encoded by the coding sequence ATGATAAAACTTAACAACAAAGTGGCGGTGATTACGGGAGGTAGCACCGGTATAGGACTGGCTTCGGCTAAAACATTTCTTGCAGAAGGTGCTAAAGTGGTGATCACTGGTCGTACCCAAGAAACGCTTGACGCTGCGGTGGCAGAAATTAATGATGACAACTTAACAGCCATTCAATCCGACACCTCAAAACTCAGCGATATTGATGCTCTGGTGACAGCCGTAAAAGACAAATTCGGAACTGTTGATATTCTCTTTGCCAATGCCGGTATTGCCTGGTTTGCACCTATTGATCAGGTAGACGAGGCTTTCTTTGACGCCCACTTTAATACCAACGTGAAGGGATTATTCTTTACAATTCAGAAGTTATTACCAATCTTCAATGATGGTGGATCAATTGTGTTAAACGCTTCTGCAGTAGTTCATAAAGGCTTTGAGAACGGATCAGTATACTCTGCCACCAAGGGTGCTGTAAGAAACTTTGCTAGAACAATTTCTTCTGATTTGGCTCCAAGAGGTATAAGAGTGAATGTGGTAAGTCCTGGGCCAATCGAAACGCCTATTTACAGTAAAATGGGAATGACCGAAGAGCAATTAGCCGGAATGGCAGAAGGCTTTGCAGCCATGGTACCTATGAAAAGGTTTGGAGCTTCCGAGGAAGTAGCTAAAGCCGTACTCTTCCTTGCCTCTGACGATTCATCTTATGTATTGGGTGAAGAGATACTAGTAGACGGAGGAATAGCAACTATCTAA
- a CDS encoding potassium channel family protein has protein sequence MIFIRTLISFLKDPEYRSLLLASAAIVVIGTVAYHYIEGWGWLDSLYFSTITLTTIGYGDFAPQTDLGKIFTVIYIAIGVGMVLAFLNTLYKHFRDFPAKDNKK, from the coding sequence ATGATATTCATAAGAACCCTCATATCATTCTTAAAAGACCCTGAGTATCGCTCGCTCCTTCTAGCTTCAGCAGCTATTGTAGTGATAGGTACAGTAGCATATCATTATATTGAAGGTTGGGGTTGGTTGGATTCACTGTACTTTTCAACCATCACGTTGACAACCATTGGCTATGGCGACTTTGCTCCTCAAACGGATTTAGGCAAAATCTTTACTGTCATCTACATTGCCATAGGCGTGGGTATGGTACTAGCCTTCCTCAATACGCTTTACAAACACTTCCGAGACTTCCCCGCTAAAGACAACAAAAAGTAA
- a CDS encoding M28 family peptidase, which yields MKSLKRLFLLITVLSITFACTDFTTDKELKVGLEKDITFLADDALEGRAIGTPGEEKAANYIAEAFEKIGLSPKGTDGYFQPFTVKKSTNPHEEAVVGTDGEGVTGRNVAGFIDNGSDYTVVIGAHYDHLGYGSEGSLFRGEPAIHNGADDNASGTSAVIQLAKILKAKKSKYNFLFLAFSGEENGLWGSNYFSKNSTVDLASVNYMINMDMVGRMNEEKTVAINGVGTSPLWIEKLETINSDSLKLVTSESGVGPSDHTSFYLQDLPVLHFFTGQHEDYHKPSDDADKINYDGLVLVIRYIERLVDELDNEDKLAFTKTNDSSGDNPRFTVSLGVVPDYLFDGQGMRIDGVTDGKPASAAGMKKGDIVVKLGDSTIVDMMSYMRALSGFKAGQQTVVEFKRGEELKAAEVKF from the coding sequence ATGAAGAGTTTGAAGCGCCTATTCTTATTGATCACAGTACTATCGATCACATTTGCTTGTACCGATTTTACCACCGACAAAGAACTTAAAGTAGGCCTTGAAAAGGACATTACTTTTCTGGCCGATGATGCTTTAGAAGGTAGAGCGATCGGCACCCCAGGTGAGGAAAAGGCGGCAAACTATATAGCTGAGGCATTCGAAAAGATAGGCCTTAGCCCAAAAGGCACTGATGGCTATTTTCAACCTTTTACAGTTAAGAAATCTACCAATCCCCATGAAGAAGCGGTAGTTGGGACTGATGGCGAAGGTGTTACGGGCAGAAATGTAGCAGGTTTTATTGATAACGGCAGTGACTACACCGTGGTGATCGGTGCTCACTATGATCATTTAGGCTATGGTTCCGAGGGGTCGCTGTTCAGAGGCGAACCTGCCATTCACAATGGTGCAGATGACAATGCCAGTGGTACATCAGCGGTAATTCAGCTTGCCAAAATCCTTAAAGCCAAGAAAAGTAAATACAACTTTCTCTTTCTTGCCTTTTCAGGAGAAGAAAACGGGCTTTGGGGTTCTAACTACTTTTCAAAGAATTCTACTGTTGATCTAGCCAGTGTCAACTATATGATCAATATGGACATGGTCGGTAGAATGAACGAAGAAAAGACGGTAGCGATCAATGGTGTAGGGACGAGTCCACTGTGGATCGAAAAACTGGAGACTATTAATTCAGACAGTCTAAAACTGGTTACTTCAGAATCTGGTGTTGGGCCTTCAGATCATACCTCATTCTATCTTCAAGATCTTCCAGTATTGCATTTCTTCACTGGCCAGCACGAAGACTACCATAAACCTTCTGACGATGCTGATAAAATCAACTACGATGGATTGGTTCTTGTCATTCGCTACATTGAGCGCTTGGTGGATGAGTTAGACAATGAAGATAAGCTGGCATTTACAAAAACCAATGATAGCTCTGGTGATAACCCTAGGTTCACAGTTTCTCTCGGTGTGGTTCCTGATTACCTGTTTGATGGTCAGGGCATGCGGATTGATGGCGTTACGGATGGTAAGCCTGCCTCTGCAGCAGGGATGAAAAAGGGAGACATCGTAGTTAAGCTCGGTGACTCCACCATAGTAGATATGATGAGTTATATGCGAGCACTTAGCGGCTTCAAAGCCGGTCAACAGACTGTAGTTGAATTTAAACGAGGTGAAGAACTGAAGGCTGCTGAAGTCAAATTCTAA